AAAACTGAGCGGAAGAATGGAATATCTTCAAAGCAAAAAGCCTCCCGGGCCACACTAGCCGAAAGGCCGTTGCAACGATTATGCCAGAGGCTATTCCTCTTTCGGTTCGATCTCTACCTCTTCTGAAGAGACCTCAAGTCCTGGTTGACGCTGACCTGGGTTTCATGATAAGTGGAGGGTCTCACTCCCTCTCCACCTCTTCATTCTCATTCCGGGAGCGAATCGACATGCCACCACGAAAGCGGTCACGTCGGTCCTTCTCTCCCGAATGGGAGCACTACTATACCCTCACGCGCAAGGGGCCCTTTACGCAGCGAGAGGAAGCCAAGATCGCGGCTGCCTTCCGCTCCGTCGCGTTAACGATTGCCTCCCGGATCAGGAAGGACCGACACCTGACCAACTACCTAGAGCTCAGCGAGAAGGCCCCTGACCTGGCCCGGCGAGCGCTCTACCTTTTGCGGGCCCTGGACCTGGCGCAACAGGACGAGGATCCCGAGACCCGTCGGTGGGCCAAGGAGCACCGTCGGGGCCTGCAAAAGCTCCTGGACCTCCTCCAGCGAAGGAAACCTTCGAGAAACAGAAGCTCTGCCCCCCGCACTTAGACCCTCAAACATCCACACTTGTCCACACTTATCCACACATAACCCACACCTATACACACCTGTGCATAGCTTGCGCATAACTGCCGATAATACGCGGGGTTCAGGGCTACTTGCCCGTGAGGATATGAAGGAGAGTGGCCTCCGGCGGGATTTTCTTGTCCTCGGCCGAGGGACCGCAGGCTGTGGGCGACCGAGGGCTTTTGTCGGCGCCTCAGGCGGCCGAGCGCAGTAACTCGATCAGCACAATAATCCCGGCAAGAACGAAACGGTACACCACAAAGACCTTCAGCGTCCGCACCTGCAGGTAACGCAGCAGGAAAGCGATGGCGGCGTAGCCCACGATCGCCGATACCACAAAACCGACGGCAAAATCCATCGCGGACAGCCCCGGCGGCAAACCGAGTTTCCAGAGGTCCAGGCCCTTCTTGAGCGTGGCGCCGGCGATGATCGGTGCCGCCAACAGAAAAGAAAACTGTGCCGCGGACTCGCGGGTCAGATCGCGGTACAGCGCGGCGGCAATCGTAATCCCCGCCCGCGACGTCCCCGGAACGAATGCCACTGCCTGCGCCATGCCGATGACGAGCGCATCCTTAAAGCTGAGCGTCTCCATTGCACGCGTCAACGTCGGTCGCCGGTCGGCCACCCACATGAGCAAAGCAACACCCGCCAACATGCCCGCGACCAGCACAGGACTGCGGAAGAGAGTTTCAACATTGCTTTCCAGAAAGTACCCTGCGAAGGCCGCCGGCACGGTCGCCACAACCAGCACTCGGAAGAGTGCGAGGTTCAGTTGCAT
The Candidatus Methylomirabilota bacterium DNA segment above includes these coding regions:
- a CDS encoding undecaprenyl-diphosphate phosphatase is translated as MTLLEAIVLAVVQGLTEFLPISSTAHLILVPWFFGWHDPGLTYNVVLHAGTLLAVFAYFARTWWSLLSAALRSAIDVLWPRPIPDPPAALPQMQLNLALFRVLVVATVPAAFAGYFLESNVETLFRSPVLVAGMLAGVALLMWVADRRPTLTRAMETLSFKDALVIGMAQAVAFVPGTSRAGITIAAALYRDLTRESAAQFSFLLAAPIIAGATLKKGLDLWKLGLPPGLSAMDFAVGFVVSAIVGYAAIAFLLRYLQVRTLKVFVVYRFVLAGIIVLIELLRSAA